One segment of Haliotis asinina isolate JCU_RB_2024 chromosome 12, JCU_Hal_asi_v2, whole genome shotgun sequence DNA contains the following:
- the LOC137258071 gene encoding alpha-protein kinase vwkA-like, whose amino-acid sequence MGSGATKTLTTSPDERGMVHRVIIEDSVISRGKRKFTCPGRLVGSWRAGDEVVVKVLEKSVPDEQYWDEEIEKCRRLREHIISFGKTVNLPIKIHVEFPMTAYVDKASKWMKKKMKLKEGEFVLVEEPLGNDYAELLDSCGKVAPRLSQGVADILGELMHFTYHESCRKEIFCGFQGIFSGNVVFLSEPTVHSVETKYRDTDMGLEGIIEAFINHRCTARCHGWLKPGGVNHTNFEPICTTV is encoded by the coding sequence ATGGGAAGCGGAGCTACAAAAACCCTCACCACCTCACCTGACGAACGTGGTATGGTGCATCGCGTCATCATCGAGGACAGTGTCATATCACGTGGCAAGCGGAAGTTCACGTGTCCGGGTCGTCTGGTCGGGAGTTGGAGGGCGGGAGATGAAGTCGTTGTGAAAGTCCTGGAAAAGTCTGTTCCAGATGAACAGTACTGGGATGAGGAGATCGAGAAGTGCAGAAGGCTCAGAGAACACATTATATCCTTCGGCAAGACTGTAAACCTACCGATAAAAATTCACGTCGAATTTCCAATGACAGCCTACGTGGACAAAGCATCCAAATggatgaagaagaagatgaaGCTTAAAGAAGGGGAGTTTGTGCTTGTTGAGGAGCCCCTGGGAAATGACTATGCCGAACTGTTGGATTCGTGTGGTAAAGTAGCACCTAGGCTGTCTCAGGGTGTTGCCGACATTTTGGGTGAACTAATGCACTTTACTTATCACGAGTCTTGCCGGAAGGAAATATTTTGTGGTTTTCAAGGAATATTTTCGGGGAATGTTGTGTTTCTTTCCGAGCCAACTGTCCATTCGGTGGAAACCAAGTATAGGGACACAGACATGGGGTTGGAAGGTATAATAGAAGCATTCATCAATCACAGGTGTACGGCAAGGTGTCATGGCTGGCTGAAGCCTGGCGGTGTGAATCACACCAACTTCGAGCCAATTTGCACTACCGTGTAG